The Rosa rugosa chromosome 3, drRosRugo1.1, whole genome shotgun sequence sequence TGATTGTTGTGTTCTGATCGGTTGGGTTAAGAGGTCTAGTATTTGAGTAAAAAACTAGAACTTTCTGGTTGAACCTTCGGCTAAGAGAGGGTATGAATTGATGTACTATCGACTTTGGTAAATATTACCTAAATATATAGAATCATACACGCACCAGTTGTCGAATAATTCTCATAATAGTCATTTTCCTAAACTAGAGCCTAGAGGACACTGAGGATCAAATAATTAAAGAGAGCTATTAATTTCATTTACATAATATAAATAAGTGAGCATTCATTTTCTATATGCAATGGTTTTTCTCCATTATTTGTAGCACTAGTTGACCTAGCCTTTTTGGCCGGGGGATGCTACAACTAGTTGCAGGCCCCTTCTCCATACCACATTAGCCCTATTAATCCTAAATTAACCTAATAAATGCACAACTCAAAGAAGTGAACTTTAAGATATATTGAATAGTGCTCGCATTATTTACAACCCTAATTCGAGCAAGGAAAATGGGAGTTGTGGAGCCTATGTAGGTGAGAGACcaagaggaggaggatgagggTAATGGACGGTGTTAAGGATTGGGTGGTTTACACCTGTAGGTCATTTTCAAATAGTCATTAGGGTTTGAGAAACAGCCCTAAAGTCTTTCAAAACCAAGAGCTCTTCCTTCGAGGTCAAACCCCCAAGCAATAGTAAATTAGTAATAGTAATAGTCACAAATCACAATCTTAAGAACATCAAAATCACCAGTGGCCGACAACATGTTGTTCTTCCCACATGACACAAAACCCTTTCCCTAATTTTCCCTGCTATACCATTCCCCCCGGTTTAACTCTTGAGAAGACCACAAGATTTTGAGCATTATTTTGGAGTACTAGCTAAGTAGTTCCTAACCAATGGCTAACCAAGTGAGGAAAATTACAGACATTACTCGtagttttctctttgttttttacTTCAGAAGGATGGAGCATGCAACGAGGGTAAGATATAATGTTGCCCAATGATGCAAGTACTCTTCATTACTATAATGTTGATGATTGTTCGTCATGAAATTTCCTCCGGATAAAATGCCAACCATCTCCGCTTCCTAATCCCGTATCCGATCATAATCCACAGATCGGATCACCACATTGCGCAGCAAAGATGATGATCCTATCGATCGATTCGATATATTGGGATGAAAATTTAATACAGAGATGGTAGGCAATTTAACAACTAACTTAATAAACAAATTAGGAACATAAAGTATTATTATTAGGCAGTTCCTTAGAAAGAAGGGGAACCAATTAGGGAAGGCGTGGAAGGCTGAGAATATCTGCTGCTGCATTTGCTGTTTGGTTGAGCTTCTCCAGAAGCTGCTTTTCCAGAGCCCTGCTTTTCTTGGACAGAGGTTCCGGTGAGGACGAGACTGATGAGGCCACGGCCCATGAGTCATTTGAGCTGTCCGAACTGAATGATATGTCAATGACTCCATTTGGGCTCCCAGGAATTGAGTAACCAAACTTGCGCTTGTTTCTCGACCACGATGATGACAATTCCATTATGAGCTTAGAGCAATCATCCGCCAAACCCTGTTTCAAATTCAATCAAGAGTTAAATTCAGGACTTTGATCGTTATGTTACACATTTACAGTCAATGTATTGTGAATCAAGGTAAAAAGGGTAAGAATTTAACCAACCTTGTCGATTCCGAGAATAGTCAAGAGCTGGTTTTCATACTCAACTTGAAGACAAGGCTCAATGTTATTGACAACGTGCAGCATTGTGGCCGTAGCCACTACAGATGGAAGGAAAGACAAGAACCTAGAATCTGCGGATAAAAAGGCCAAATTTTAATAAAGACCTGAACTTTTCTTTGTTTACTAGTGCTATTGTTGAACAAAGGCATCAAATTTAACAACAAGGAGGATAAGGAGAAGGATGGGGTTACCTGAGATGAGATTGACAAGGATGAGCTCACATCTCTTGAGGAATTCCCAGCAGAGATGGTCTTTCAAACCAAACCTCCTTGTCATGTAATCAAGAAACGAAATTGGGGTCACCGGATTCATCTTCCAATCAAGAGTTGAGAGAACCAAAATCTCCATTCGGTTAATCGTTTTAGCTTCGAACACATACTTACTGTCCTCAACCTAAACGAATCGGAAAACAAAGCCAAATTGATTGAGAACCCAAACGAGGACATAAGAGACTTGAGAGTACAAAGCATCAAGCAATAAAAACATAACATAACATACTTGGAAGTCTAGTAATAAGGGGACTTGGGTCTCCTCCACTTTTGCAGCAAGGGAGATACAAGCCACGGCAGCGAGCTGTGTCATCCATGGCTTCTCGGTCTGAAATTGGAAGCTGAAGAAAAACCTATCGAGGTAGTCGACGGCCAGAACCGCAGTGAGAGCAGAGAAAGAGTAGTGGGCATTGACCCTCAGCATCCAATCCACAGCCTCCTTACGAGCCCC is a genomic window containing:
- the LOC133738073 gene encoding cyclin-D3-3-like, whose translation is MKKMDQPFLLDALFCSEQHLDEEEQEATVLDYSEEFVEDSSFYSNNSSSCKQQQQPIKSPILLEQDLFWDDEELTSLLSKEKLNQDRKILNPNPSLAGARKEAVDWMLRVNAHYSFSALTAVLAVDYLDRFFFSFQFQTEKPWMTQLAAVACISLAAKVEETQVPLLLDFQVEDSKYVFEAKTINRMEILVLSTLDWKMNPVTPISFLDYMTRRFGLKDHLCWEFLKRCELILVNLISDSRFLSFLPSVVATATMLHVVNNIEPCLQVEYENQLLTILGIDKGLADDCSKLIMELSSSWSRNKRKFGYSIPGSPNGVIDISFSSDSSNDSWAVASSVSSSPEPLSKKSRALEKQLLEKLNQTANAAADILSLPRLP